Proteins from a single region of Dyadobacter fanqingshengii:
- a CDS encoding YceD family protein, which yields MKELSKYNIDIYGLEDKQYAYEMESGDAFFEELEQDLIEFGHFKTHVVLNKSATMIQLNFHTVGSVTLTCDRSLEPFEEPIDQDDRIILKFGDHNEELTDEIEIINRNTNRINVARYLFDFIALALPIKKIHPDLRDEEEEIDPLDEADGILVYSSEDVKRADDEEEQEKIDPRWEALKKLKGEN from the coding sequence GTGAAAGAGCTAAGTAAATACAACATAGACATTTACGGTTTGGAAGACAAACAGTATGCCTATGAAATGGAGTCGGGAGATGCATTTTTCGAGGAACTTGAACAGGATCTGATCGAGTTCGGCCATTTCAAAACGCATGTTGTGCTGAACAAATCTGCAACTATGATCCAGCTTAATTTTCACACAGTTGGAAGCGTAACGCTGACGTGTGACAGGAGCCTGGAACCATTTGAGGAACCGATTGATCAGGATGATCGCATTATTTTAAAGTTTGGCGATCATAATGAGGAGCTGACAGACGAGATCGAGATCATCAATCGCAATACGAACAGGATTAACGTAGCCCGTTATCTTTTTGATTTTATAGCATTAGCGCTTCCCATCAAAAAGATCCATCCGGATTTGAGAGATGAAGAAGAGGAAATAGATCCGTTAGATGAAGCAGACGGCATTTTGGTTTATTCATCAGAAGATGTGAAGCGTGCGGACGATGAAGAAGAACAAGAAAAGATTGACCCCCGCTGGGAAGCTTTGAAAAAGCTGAAAGGCGAGAATTAA
- the rpmF gene encoding 50S ribosomal protein L32 — translation MAHPKRRHSTSRRDSRRAHDFLTGKQLGTDSSTGEIHQFHRAHVHEGNLVYRGKVVVENYSKTV, via the coding sequence ATGGCACATCCTAAGCGGAGACATTCCACAAGCCGTCGCGATTCGCGCAGAGCACATGATTTCCTTACCGGAAAACAATTAGGCACTGATTCTTCAACAGGAGAAATTCACCAATTCCACCGTGCACACGTTCACGAGGGCAACTTGGTTTACAGAGGTAAAGTTGTAGTTGAAAACTATTCGAAAACAGTCTAG
- the plsX gene encoding phosphate acyltransferase PlsX, whose amino-acid sequence MKIAVDAMGGDLAPQAIVEGVIQAASELPSEARIVLIGRESAIWDIFNQNNFTPTNVDVVHAEDVIEMGEHPTKALSQKPNSSIGIGFKLLKEKEVDIFCSAGNTGAMHVGALFSIKAIEGIIRPAIAGFVPQIDGSYSIMLDIGANADCKPEVLAQFGEIGSIFAQYTFQIDKPRVALMNIGEEEQKGSLTTQATYPLLKQNKRINFIGNIEGKDLFTNKADVIVTDGFTGNVLFKLGESFYEISKQRGFNDEFVDQTNYESIGGSSIIGVNGNVMIAHGISSPVAIKNMIGWAYKQVRSKAYLHIAQALN is encoded by the coding sequence ATGAAAATTGCGGTAGATGCTATGGGGGGAGATTTGGCTCCACAGGCAATTGTTGAAGGGGTTATTCAGGCCGCTTCTGAACTACCATCCGAGGCGAGAATCGTTTTGATTGGCCGTGAAAGTGCGATTTGGGACATTTTTAACCAAAACAATTTCACTCCTACTAATGTTGACGTCGTTCACGCAGAAGATGTTATTGAGATGGGGGAACATCCAACCAAAGCCCTTTCTCAAAAACCAAATTCCAGCATTGGGATCGGTTTCAAGCTTCTGAAAGAAAAAGAAGTTGACATATTCTGTAGTGCCGGCAACACAGGCGCTATGCACGTAGGAGCGCTTTTTAGCATAAAAGCGATCGAAGGAATAATAAGACCAGCTATTGCAGGATTTGTGCCACAAATCGATGGCAGTTACTCAATCATGCTGGATATTGGTGCCAATGCCGATTGTAAGCCCGAAGTGCTTGCCCAATTTGGAGAAATAGGCTCTATTTTTGCTCAATATACTTTTCAGATTGATAAACCGCGGGTTGCCCTGATGAACATCGGGGAGGAAGAACAAAAAGGTTCTCTTACAACTCAGGCCACTTATCCCCTGCTCAAACAAAACAAGCGAATCAATTTTATAGGAAATATCGAGGGTAAAGATCTCTTTACCAATAAGGCTGATGTGATCGTAACTGACGGCTTCACAGGCAATGTTTTATTTAAATTGGGCGAATCATTCTATGAAATTTCCAAGCAGCGAGGTTTTAACGATGAATTCGTAGATCAAACAAATTACGAATCCATTGGCGGAAGCTCGATCATTGGTGTGAATGGCAATGTGATGATCGCTCATGGCATATCATCGCCGGTGGCAATTAAAAATATGATTGGCTGGGCTTATAAACAGGTTAGGTCGAAAGCGTATTTGCATATAGCGCAGGCGTTGAATTAA
- a CDS encoding beta-ketoacyl-ACP synthase III yields the protein MTHIKASITGIQGYVPDYILTNAELETMVATNDEWIVSRTGIKERHILKGEGLGSSHMGAEAVKGLLAKTNTLPSEVDLLICATTTPDFVFPCTANLICDMVGIKNVGSFDIQAACSGFVYALTLGSQFIETGKYKKIVIVGADKMSAIVDYTDRKTCILFGDGAGAVLLEPNTEGNGIIDSIIKSDGAGYPYLNQKAGGSRYPPTHETIDARLHSVYQDGAQVFKFAVTNMADISAEIMEKNGLSGDDVAWLVPHQANRRIIEATANRMGVGMDKVMVNIQKYGNTTSATIPLCLWDYESQLKKGDNLVLAAFGGGFTWGSIYLKWAYGE from the coding sequence ATGACCCATATAAAAGCCTCTATAACAGGAATACAAGGGTATGTGCCTGATTATATTTTGACAAATGCCGAACTTGAAACAATGGTTGCGACAAATGACGAGTGGATCGTCAGCCGCACTGGCATCAAAGAAAGGCATATCCTCAAAGGTGAAGGTTTAGGGAGTTCTCATATGGGTGCCGAAGCTGTAAAGGGTTTACTTGCCAAAACAAACACCCTTCCCAGCGAAGTCGACCTGCTGATCTGCGCTACTACAACCCCTGACTTTGTTTTTCCTTGCACCGCCAATCTCATTTGTGATATGGTTGGGATTAAAAACGTAGGAAGTTTTGACATTCAGGCGGCTTGTTCAGGTTTTGTTTACGCACTTACCCTTGGCTCTCAATTTATTGAAACCGGAAAATATAAAAAGATCGTCATCGTAGGCGCTGATAAAATGTCCGCGATTGTCGATTACACCGATAGGAAAACGTGCATTCTTTTTGGCGACGGAGCAGGCGCTGTTTTGCTTGAACCCAATACCGAAGGAAACGGGATCATCGATTCTATCATAAAATCAGACGGTGCAGGTTATCCCTATCTGAACCAAAAAGCAGGAGGAAGCCGCTATCCACCCACGCACGAAACCATCGATGCCCGGTTACACAGTGTCTATCAGGATGGCGCTCAGGTTTTTAAGTTTGCGGTGACCAATATGGCTGATATATCGGCCGAAATCATGGAAAAGAATGGTCTGAGCGGTGACGATGTTGCGTGGCTGGTTCCACATCAGGCAAATAGAAGGATTATAGAAGCAACGGCAAACCGCATGGGTGTGGGGATGGATAAAGTGATGGTTAACATCCAGAAATATGGAAATACAACATCCGCAACCATTCCACTATGTCTTTGGGATTATGAATCGCAATTGAAAAAGGGTGATAATCTCGTGCTGGCTGCCTTTGGAGGCGGATTTACGTGGGGCTCCATTTATTTGAAGTGGGCCTACGGCGAATAA
- the efp gene encoding elongation factor P, whose protein sequence is MATTADLRNGLVIHYNHDLFQVIEFQHVKPGKGNAFVRTKLKSLTSGKVLDNTFSSGAGIIPVRVERHKFQFLYKDEVGYNFMNSETFDQVLIDEKLVTAADLMKEGQEVEILINTETDAALLCELPPFVELVVTYSEPGLKGDTANSPKKAIEVETGARIMVPLFIEEGQKIKVDTRTYDYVERVKS, encoded by the coding sequence ATGGCAACTACCGCAGATTTGCGTAACGGATTGGTGATTCACTACAATCATGATCTATTTCAGGTGATTGAATTTCAGCATGTTAAGCCCGGAAAAGGCAATGCATTCGTCCGTACCAAGCTGAAAAGCCTAACTTCGGGTAAGGTTTTGGACAATACATTCTCCTCTGGCGCAGGCATTATTCCTGTTCGTGTGGAAAGACATAAATTTCAGTTCCTGTACAAAGATGAAGTAGGATATAATTTCATGAATTCCGAAACATTTGACCAGGTTTTGATCGATGAAAAACTGGTAACAGCGGCTGATTTGATGAAAGAAGGACAGGAAGTTGAAATCCTGATCAATACGGAGACCGATGCAGCGCTTCTTTGTGAATTGCCGCCATTTGTTGAACTTGTAGTGACCTATTCTGAGCCTGGTTTGAAAGGTGACACGGCCAACTCTCCCAAGAAAGCCATTGAAGTGGAAACCGGCGCAAGAATCATGGTTCCTTTGTTCATTGAAGAAGGCCAGAAAATCAAAGTTGACACACGCACCTACGATTACGTAGAAAGAGTAAAATCGTAG
- the accB gene encoding acetyl-CoA carboxylase biotin carboxyl carrier protein, with the protein METKEIQKLIDFIAQSGLDEVNIETTDLKIKVKRYGSAPTASLSSSPAAPAPSYAPVTPTTAVTHSAQTEPTVSSEPASSNLITIKSPMIGTFYRASSPETPAFANIGDEIKPGKVVCVIEAMKLFNEIESEISGKIVKILVENATPVEFDQPLFLVEPV; encoded by the coding sequence ATGGAAACCAAAGAAATCCAAAAATTGATTGACTTCATTGCCCAGTCGGGACTTGATGAAGTGAACATTGAAACAACCGATTTGAAAATAAAGGTGAAGCGCTATGGTTCTGCACCAACGGCATCATTGTCTTCATCGCCAGCGGCACCGGCGCCTTCTTATGCGCCTGTTACGCCTACAACGGCTGTTACGCATTCGGCTCAAACCGAGCCAACGGTTTCCTCAGAACCAGCATCTTCCAATCTGATCACTATAAAATCGCCGATGATCGGCACGTTCTATCGCGCATCAAGCCCTGAAACACCTGCATTTGCCAATATTGGCGATGAAATTAAGCCAGGTAAAGTGGTTTGTGTCATTGAAGCAATGAAGCTTTTCAACGAAATAGAATCTGAAATCTCAGGAAAAATCGTAAAAATACTAGTTGAAAACGCAACACCGGTAGAATTCGACCAGCCTTTATTCCTTGTAGAGCCTGTTTAA